One Candidatus Methylomirabilota bacterium DNA segment encodes these proteins:
- a CDS encoding DoxX family protein: MLNTQTMSAVPASGLRARIATLTGLLGRVPLGVLQLAFRLAIATVFLKAGLNKLASWEITVQLFRDEYMVPVLPPEIAATMATTFEIGCSVLLVAGLATRLATLPLLGMICVIQLFVYPGAYSEHLTWASILAFLLTRGGGPISLDRLLGLEPTQN, encoded by the coding sequence ATGCTGAACACGCAGACCATGTCCGCCGTCCCGGCCTCGGGGCTCCGCGCACGCATCGCCACCCTCACCGGCTTGCTGGGGCGGGTGCCACTCGGCGTCCTGCAGCTCGCATTCCGCCTCGCCATCGCCACCGTGTTCCTCAAGGCGGGGCTCAACAAGCTCGCGTCCTGGGAGATCACGGTGCAGCTCTTCCGTGACGAGTACATGGTGCCGGTGCTGCCGCCGGAGATCGCCGCGACCATGGCCACCACCTTCGAGATCGGCTGCTCCGTGCTGCTCGTCGCCGGCCTGGCGACACGGCTGGCCACGCTGCCACTGCTCGGCATGATCTGCGTGATCCAGCTCTTCGTGTATCCGGGCGCCTACTCCGAGCATCTGACCTGGGCCTCGATCCTGGCCTTCCTGTTGACTCGCGGCGGCGGCCCGATCTCGCTCGACCGCCTGCTCGGTCTGGAGCCCACGCAGAATTGA